The DNA segment taaaaagtGGCACacagcactgcagcgccaaacgcgggcggcgcgccatctctgagtgtgtgcgtgcatacGCTGGCTGCGCGACGTTTTCCTCCCCTTTGTCGTGCCCATCATGTCTTGCCGCATCCACCGCATCGTTGCTCTGCCGACGCACCTCCCGTACTCCGTTCATTTCTCTCCTGCCATGCCTGCGCGTCGACGTCTTTTGCGGATGGCGATGTCCGAGACGTTcggtgtgtgtatgtctctgtgtgtgtgtggtgtaACTGTCCGCGTTTCCTTTGGCGGCCACACACTTTCTCGTGACGGAAGGAAGTACGATGTGGAGCGCtggccctcccctcccttcaccCAAGaccctcctcttttttttttcgcgcccTCTGGCCAGTGGTTCAGGGGCAGTGCCATCCTCGGTTTTCCCTTGTCCTCGCTCGCAGTCGCGACGCTGAGCCACGCAAAGAATGCCTCGCCCCTATAAGAAGAGCAAAAGTGACGTGGGGACAGCCAAGTACAGCACACCATGCAAGTTCTTCCTACGCGGAAGCTGCTCCAATCAGCGCTGCCCCTACCTACACGTCCGAAACCAGACGGTGATACGGTCAGTCAGACATAAGGAGGTTGCTGCTCAGCAGGGAAACGGCACCGTGAAGGTGATGTCGACGATGCTGAAGCTGTTTTTCGAGAAGCAGACGCAGCTCATCTACAACGCGGAGACTGGAATGCTGAATCTGTCACAGCTCACGTCTTTTGACGACTTGTCCACTGTCGCCTCCAGCATCAACTTTAATACGCGCACCTTCTGCGTCGCGCTGTGCACGTGCATTCGAGAGCTggtctcgccgccgccgacgatTATGCAGCTCGACCGCAATGACGTGAAAGGCTTCCACAACCTCGGCAAGGCcctcgaggaggcgggccTTCATGCCTCTCTGCGTGCCCTGTCACTCGCGCACAACAAGATCACGTCCACCGACATTGCACAGGAGCTGAGGCACTTCGCAAACCTGACAGAGCTGAACCTCGTCGGCAACCCCGTCACGGAGAGCACGGACTACAAGCTGAAGTTTAAAAAGCACTTGCCGTGGCTACAGGGTCTCGATGGGGCGAGTATGGCGGCCCCACCGCTGGAACTTCCGTGGCCGCGATTCTTTGACCCCAAGCACGCGCCAATCGATGTGATGAACGCCGATCACGgcttctcctccagcgtgcGTGTATACGACAGCGGGCAGAAAGCCCTGTTGAACTTCATTCAGTCGGCGGTGCTCAACCCGCTCGAGATGGAGCCGGCCCCAGGCCTGCTGACCGGCGTGGATGCCGTGTCGGACGTCTACGCGCTCAACGCTACCTTTACCTTTAGTCTGGTGTCCAACGAGGCCGCTGTATCGACGCCAAGTCGGAcggttggcggcggcgcctccacaGCGCAGCGCGATGTGGTGCGCGAAATCGTGGGCTTCCGCATGCGCCAGACGGAGAGCAACCACAATGTGCTCCTCGGCCTCAAGTCAACGACCGTGGCAATCGGTCGAACAAGCGTGTGCGCCAAACTGGAGCACGTGCTGTATCCGAAGAATTTTGTTGTGGGTCACTACATCCACGACAGTCCGGATGTAGCGGTGCTGGACAACAAAGGGTTCGGCCCCAGCGCCGTTGTAGGCATGAAGCAGCCGCTCTCTGTCATTACCCTGCATGGCGTGATGCTGTGGCGCTACCGCACCGCCGGCTCGGGCGCCgacgtgcagcacagcacccTCGTGCGCGATGCCATCGTCATAAAGCGCAACTTCTCGCGCGTGATCACGGTGTCGTCGACGGATCCGGGCCGCTGGCACATCGTGAATGACATGGTCACTCTCTACCCCTtccgcggtggcagcggcgacgaagACGAGTTGGAGGCGTCGAACgctgcgagcagcggcgcaggtgtgAGCACCGCTCCCTCGACGCCAGAGAACATTCTCTTCCGTGATGTGCATCCGTATGACGTGCTCTTTAGCCCTGCCACGGACCCGAAGCGGACGGCGCGGATTGCGCGGCGGTACCGCGTGCCCGCCCCCATCGTGGCCATTCTGTGCTCATTCGTGCACTCCGACAGGGAGTTGGGCGTCATCTTGATGGACTTGACGGACATTCCGTTGGAGGTGTACGAACAGTGCGCCACGGTCGTCGAGATGGACCCGCTCGCGAGCATTTTTCTGTGCCGCATCGGCAACCGTTTTAGCATGGAGCCGGCGGAGGgggtcgcgctgctgcgaaggTGCGGCCTTGACTGGTCTGCCATTGTGCAGGCGATCGGCCGGTGAGCCGGATGCGAACATCAGGTAAAAGAAAGGAGtcggtggcgcaggtgctAACAAGGGCGCCGAGGCGACGTCTTGTGGCTTGTGCGCAGCCTTGCCTTTCAATCCTGTTGCTTGCCTCAGATGCTCTTGCTCGTGCTGCACGCCTCCGTCATCTGGATCTCACcggccttttttttttggtttgtTCCCTTCGATTAAGTCTAAGGCGATGCCGGGTTTATGGTTTCTGTCGTTTTCTCGCGTGCGAGTGCATGCATGGGAGTAATGCCCGGAAGAGCGCACAAAACCATACAGCGAAGGTGCAGCGGTCACGCGCGGCAGCTCATGCGCTTTCGGAAAGCATGCGGCCCCAGGTCCCCCTCTTCGCCACCGTCTCAGGTTGATGAAGGACCGGAAAAGGGACAGCTGCCAGAGGCAAAAAGGAGGAAGCAAGGCAGAGTGAAGCGTCTGCGTCACCACAAGGCCCGTGCCTCGCCACTGCAGCCTCCCACGGCCCGGCGTGTCATCGTGCAAGAAAGAAACGgacgtgcgtgtctctcgtCGTGGGATGCTACGAACGCACTGAATTCCAACTCTAATGTAGCTCAAGgacatcctcctcctcttgcggtgcatgcacggcggtgcgcccGACCGGCTCATCTCTCACTTCGTCCCcatctcgcctctctctcttcttttcccGCGGCTACCTGACGCTGATTTTCGTGTAAGCAGCgagagcgcacgcacgtgtaCGGACATCAGCAGATACAGACGCTTCTGTATCCACGTCACTCTCGTGACGTCGTCTAAACGCTTCTTGATGTGCACCGGGATTTCGTCCCTCTTGCCCTTCTCTCACTCCGTGCGGAGATACCAGCATAGACAAGACGCCACACTTGGAAGCAGATATTTTTATCAACACAGGTATGGCTGTTTTGTATTCCTCTTCGCTTGAAGTCTCATCCGGTTCACACTGGCacttcacccccccccccctgcacgcccacacacacttcTTCAATCCCAGTAAAGGGCGCACAGATTTGTTCTTGCGCTACACAGAGTCGGTGCGGTTGCGCACCGCTCCCGTTGCGTGCACCCCTTTCCGCTGGCATCACCACAACTGCATAAAGAAAGCCCGAGGGCCGACAAGGTGCCGACCATCGGCGCATGCAAGATATACATCGGCATTCGGAGCTCCCCACTGCTCCCTCAGCCTGCCtttttctccctccctcactcgCTCGACGGCATCGACTCGCTGGTGATCGTGCTTTCGTGCGTTTTTATTTTTGCTCCTCTTGTTTTGTTGGTTCACGcattgccccccccccctctcctccccccacttTCGTTTTGGTTTTCTGCTGCCTGCTCGCCGTTCTTATCCTTGTCACTTTTTCCCTTCGATATTACATtatctctcctcctcgtcctccttctccgtgtTTGCATCGtctctccagcaccgctgcggttGGGAAAGCGTGTACACCCCACCACCCCTACCACCATCTCACCCCGAAGCACGCAGACTggaggcacgcgcacatccgCTTCCTCTGCGgcttttgcttttctttgcttccatcacgcacagagagggagaggtcaGGGCACGAGCAAGAGAGCAGAAAAATAGAATAGTAAACGGTATCGCTTCCAGCATACAAAACCCGTGGCGCATTTGGCTAGGAGCGTCCCCTTGGCTTtttgccgccaccgtctcacgcacgcatcgaATACCGCGCACATCGCCGCTAGCTTCcttttggtgtgtgtgtgtgtgtgtgtgttctctTCCCTCTGACGGTGCGCAAGCGCAgacttttttttcttcgcatCCCCTTTGCTCGGCTGGCTATCCTGCGAGCCCACGTCTTTATTTGTTCCACCGCTTCAcgcgggtggggtgggggtgggggtggccTTCGTCgtcttgtttttcttttgttcgttgttgctgttgccggTCGCGCTTGCTCTACTTGGTTCTCTCCTGCCTTTGGAAGGGCAAAGGCACGCTCACTGCtcgccctttcctctccAGCCGTGGCTGATTGATGGAAAGACATCATAAAAGGCGGCGCCGAAGCGGACAGAGCGCCACGCGCGCGAGCTCACTGCATGTTGCACACAAGGAAGCACTCGCTCACTCGGTCCTCGTGAGGTAGGGCATTGCTTCGGGAGATCGGTACGCCAGCGAAGGCGTCTCTATCGACGGTGGCCTCGAGATCTCGACGCTCCCGCTCACAGGCACCCGCCATGGCGGCCTTCGGAGACGCCCCCTTTTTCGATGCACCAGCCGCGAGCAACGTGGCGCTTGGGCAGACCACAAATCAGTCCTTCTTGTCGTGTGTAGAGAACGACCTGGATATGCCCCAGGACCGTCCAGCCACAGGTTCGCCGTCTGAGGGGAGCCTTGACAGACGGAGGAAGGCCTATCGTCGCAGCTTTCTCCCCACGCTtggcgacgcggcgccaTCGTCTGGCGTGCGCAGCCTCGGGACCGCCGACTGCGTCGTAATGGCCGACGTGGAGATGCCTAGCCCAAACAGCGGGCCCCGAAGCAGTCGCGCGACAGTCCTGCGACCATCGCCCCCGCCACGTCTCGTTCAGGTGGGGCATGCCAACCCGTCTGCAGAATCCATGATGGAGTTGTCTGTCAGGAGTCGCCCGTTTTACGACACggagacgccgccggcgcagacCGACGCGGACGAGGAGTGCGGATCGCAGGAACCGCTGGCAGACAGCTCGGGTGCCACCCACCATTATGGTGGAATAGAGCTCTCCATGGATGGTGTGACGCTGCGCAGACGAAAGCCttggtggctgcggcgccgcatgGTGACACAGCTCGACAGCTGCAGTCTACGCATCCCCCCAGGCTCGGTGCACTGCATCACGTCCCTCAGTTCCACGtacagccgctgcgcactGGCGGTGTTGGCAGGTGTTCGCGCTGTCGCACACGCCGAaggggcggcgctggcgaacgCGTACCCCACTACAGTGCTCCGCTACCGCCGTCAAGTTGGGTATGTGACCTCGCTAGACGGCATTCTCCTGGAGGTTACTGTGTTTGAGAATCTGCTCTTCGCCACCCAACTCCGGTTCCACGTGGACGCACAGACGGAGCGGGAGCTGATTcgcaaagcagcggcggatgcgctgctgacggaCTACTTGGACATCCGCGCCTCTCTGCTAAACCCGGCTCGCCGGTATCTGCTGGCGCTCGCCATGGAGCTTGTGGCGGAGCCTATCGTTCTGCTCCTTGAAGACCCTCTCTCGTTCTTCTCGCTAGCCCATCTGCAGCTGTTTGTTCGCATGCTGCATCGTCTGCGCCACCGTAACCCAAGCGGCACCGTTGTGTGGAGCGGCTCGGCGATTCCGTGGACCCTCTTCGACGACATCGACAGCCTCACGCTGCTAAGCACGGAGGGCAGGACATTCTACACCGGTCACAAGAAGGATGTGGAGGCCTTCTTGCAGGAGGACCTTGGCATCCTGCGCGTACCCGGCGAAGACGTTGTGGACATCATGGCCCAGACGGAGGTGGACACGCTTGCCGTGACGCGCGCGTCCTTCTTGTTCCGGAACAGCCGGTATcatcgccagctgcagcagggccTGCAGGCGCACCGTGCCCGCATCGCGACGAACGCCTTTGCCACGCTCCCCGACACTACCCGTGCCCCGCCCCGCTACCTGCGCGTACAGTGGCTTCTGCTGGCGTACGCGCTGCGTGGCAACGTGCTGGGTAGGGTGGCGCTCGTGCTGTGGGCGGGACTCTTTGTTGTCATTCTTCTTGTGTGCGCTATCGTGGCGCTTACAGACGGCGAGGGGCAGGGCAATATGCAAAACGTGCGTGGCACACTCTTCTTGTTGCTCTCGTGCTCTGTCCAGATCAACTCCATTTTTCTGAAGGCAGAGCTGCGAAACTGGCGTATGTTTCAGCTGCTCAAGAAGAATCTGTACATCTCCGTCACCCCCTACTTCGTGGCCACAATTGTGCGtgtcgctgcaccgcgtctGTGCTTCGCGCTCGCTGGCTGGATCTGCGCAGCTGTTATTTTCCAGAAGGCCGCCGTCGTGTCCCTCAGTATTACGATGGCGCTCACCAGCTTCACACATGCCTGTCTCGGACTCGTGGCGGTGTATTGGTTTCCGCGCTTCGActacctgctgctgctcaatCACATATACTATGGCTACTGCGTCATCATCAGCGGCTTTCTTGTAAGCCTCACCTCCATCCCGCGGTTCTTGCAGTTTCTCTCCATTCTTCGCATCGGCTACGGCGGCTTGctggcggcagagctgcgcggCCGCACCTTCGGCTGCGACTCCGCGTCGTCGGGATCCGAGATGGAGTCTGGTAGCCGCATCAGCAGTCGCGCCAGTGCCTTTCTTGCACCGTCCGCATCGTGCTACACCGGCCAGCAGTACTTGGATTTTATTGGGCTCTCGGACGACAGCTGGGGCATGTCGGTGCTGATTCTGTTGGCTCTGTCTGTCGGTATCACGATCACGCTGGGGCTTAGCATGCACATCACCTCCGGCGCAACGCTTCTCTCCTCCACATGAGCTCGGAGTGTCGGAAACGTGAAACCCGTCGACATGCAAGATGAAAAGCTACAAGACCGCCtgtgtgttggtgtgtaTCGAAATGAACCGACGTGTTCATCTCTtggtcctcctcgtcttgccagagctgctgcggatTTTGGTGTTTCTTGCTTCGGTGAAGGAGTGAAGTCCGGATGAGTCTGTTACGCAAAAGtgccacccacccaccccctctgcTCCAacctgtgcgtgtgcgccgtggcgtcgctgcgcttttctttttctgcgTGTTTGTTCTCTGGATCGCTTCCCTGTCTTTCGCTACCGTCCTTCGCTACGTCAACGCTAGCATCGGCCTGCCTCGTTCAACTGGACTTTGGTATTGCCGGTGTGTGCCGTCTACGGACACTGCTGCATCCACGCTGACGCCTTGGTGTCGCTCCTacgccccaccccacccccttaCCCACCCTTTAGGAGACGTTGTGTGGTTGCTATCATTTCCGTTTGCGAGCTGGGGTGTACTCCTCGCTTCAACTTGCATCTGGGTCTCCTCTTGCTCTGCTTTCCATGCCTTGACGATTATGTGTCACTCTTGCAGCACAGGAGTGGGGGCGGCCGCAAGCTCGGTGTTGTCTCGCGCTGCACCCACTCATGGGCCACCCCCTTCCTGTTGCCACACCGATGTGGCACGGTTGttccaccctccctccctccctccatgcACGCTGGCTCCTCATACCCTCTTCTGCACTACAACACACCCGTACAAAAACGTGTGCGCATCGACACACACCGCCGTCAAACACGCGgcctcccttctttttttgtggCTCGCTTCTCACGTGAAGTCTTCCCCATACTCCGGTTCTTTTCTTCCttgtccccctccccctccccctccccgtgtgTTGTGGTGCGTGGCCGCGCtctacccctccccccatcccctgccCCCCTGGCACAACGCGACTCCGCTTGAAATCTTCGCTCCTCCGTTGTCATCATCGCTTCGCCCACCCAGCGAGACAGTTtaggccaccaccaccaccaccaccttcccCAAGCACAATGTCCGGCGAGAAGGAGCTGACAGATGCGGAGAAGACCATTGAGCGGTACAAGGTCAAGAAGCTCATTCAGATGCTCGAATCCGCGCGTGGTATGGGTACTAGCGTGATCAGCGTGTACATGACGCCGAAGGAGCAGATTGCCGGCATGGTGGCGAAGCTCAACAACGAGTACGGCACGGCGTCGAACATCAAGTCTCACACAAACAAGCTGAGCGTGCAGAGCGCCATCACGGCAGCCCTTGGCCGCCTCAAACAGATtccgcgtgtgccggcgaACGGCCTGCTGCTGTACTCCGGCACCGTGATGACGGCCGACAACAAGGAGAAAAAGCTGACGCTTGATATTGAGCCCTTCAAGGCCGTCAGCCGCAGCCTCTACCTGTGCGACAACAAATTCCACAcggaagagctgcgccgcatgcTCGAGTCGGACGACAAGTTCGGCTTCATTATCATGGACGGTAGCGGCTCCACCTTTGCAACGGTGTGCGGAGATGTCAAGGAGAAACTCGGCTCCTTCACGGTGGAGCTGCCGAAGAAGCACGGTCGTGGTGGTCAGAGTAAGAACCGTTTCGCGCGCATCCGTATGGAGCGGCGCCACAACTACGTACGCAAGGTGGCCGAGACGGCGGTCAGCTACTTCATCACGAACGACCGCCCGAACGTGCGCGGTCTCGTGCTCGCCGGTTCAGCCGACTTCAAGGAGGTGCTCTTCCAATCCGACCTCTTCGACCCTCGTCTAAAGGAGGTAGTGGTGAAGATCGTCGATGTGGCGCATCCGGGTGATGTGGGGCTGAATCAGGCCATCGACCTCTCCGCCGACGCTCTGTCCGGCGTCAAGCTGGTGCAAGAGAAGAAGCTGCTGCAAACGTTCTTCGACCAGATCGCGATGGACACGCAGCAGTACTGCTTCGGTGTAAATGACACAATGCGCTGCCTGGAAGCGGGTGCGGTGGAGACGCTCATCTGTTTCGAGGACCTCCAGGTGAACCGGTACGTCATCATCAAGAACAAGGGCGCTGAGGACGAGGCGACCGAAATTCACCTCCTCACCGAGGCAGAAGCGAACAAGAAGAACATCCACGCCCACGAAGCTGGCAAGACGCAGAACGAGATCGAGTCGGAGAATTTTGTGGACTGGCTTGCCCAGAACTACCAAAAGTTCGGCTGCACCCTGGAGCTCATCAGCGACCGTAGCCAGGAGGGCACGCAGCTCGTGcgcggcttcggcggcatTGGCGGCATCCTGCGCTACAAGATGGACGTCATGGCGCTCCGAGACCAtgagaaaaaagaggaggatgACGATCGCATCGCCGCGAACAACGAGGAGTTCGACTTCGACGACGACTTCATGTAAGCTTCAGCCCTTTGCCTCGTCTACCCTCTGAAGAGGGGGACGGACGGGCGCGTCaacgtatgtgtgtgtgtgtgtgtgtgcggtgcgtGGCGGTAGTTGCCACCAAAGAGGGGGCGTGGGGCTGGGTGATGAACGGCAGGATCGAAGAGAAGGTGCTTGCTCAATCTCTATCTCTGTATGTGACAGCCTGTGGctccctcgcctctcttcttctcgccCGCGCACGGGCCGTACTCGACTCATGGCTCTTCCGGCTGCTGTTTTGCGTTTGCACGCGTCAGGCGTGCTTGATGCCGCGCTGTCGCCCTTCTTTCGAcattgtgtgcatgtgcgtgtccACTTCTTCATCATGCCCTCGCGCCTgtgtgcagctgtgcgcacTGGTGGGTCTTCCTTGTTGCTGGGTGTTGCGTGGGGGGTGGCGGttcagcgccgacggcggcatTCCTCCGTGTCTGCCACACAGCACGCACTTCATCGTGCCCGCATCTGTGTGTCATCATACGGTGCAAGACACCGAGGGGGTAATGCAaggggggcgagggagaggagggatgggagagagaggggggaggaggggtcgCAGCCCGGAGGTTCTTTGCAATCAACAAAGTGGAACACGAGTGCGAAGGGGGAAGATGACGAAGCGCCCGTGACGAAGAGAATGCGGCGAGACCGAACGCAATACAAACGCGCGCTCGTCATTCATGATGCTTctcgtcaccgccgctctctctctgtatgttttccctccctccctcccccatccgCTCGTGTCTTCAGTGCCATTCAATGTACTCTTCGAGTTTAAGGTGGTGATTAacacaacaacgaaaaagaaggcaaTTAATGAGTCTAACTAACGTGCTACTGCACGTGAGCGAAGTGCAAAGCCATAAACAAGCAAAAGGGGTTCACGGAACGGTGATTACGATAAGCGGCCACAAGGTGAATGatgtgcacacacgcttGGGTGCATCAGAGCAAGGTTGTGTGAACTCTGTAGAGAGGCGGCGCGTGGCTTGCGCGGTTCTGTGTTGGGCCGCATTCGTATcgatgtatgcgtgtgtgtgtgtgtgtgtgtgttgcgtGCTCCACCCCGTAATGCAGCTCCG comes from the Leishmania donovani BPK282A1 complete genome, chromosome 27 genome and includes:
- a CDS encoding eukaryotic translation release factor, putative → MSGEKELTDAEKTIERYKVKKLIQMLESARGMGTSVISVYMTPKEQIAGMVAKLNNEYGTASNIKSHTNKLSVQSAITAALGRLKQIPRVPANGLLLYSGTVMTADNKEKKLTLDIEPFKAVSRSLYLCDNKFHTEELRRMLESDDKFGFIIMDGSGSTFATVCGDVKEKLGSFTVELPKKHGRGGQSKNRFARIRMERRHNYVRKVAETAVSYFITNDRPNVRGLVLAGSADFKEVLFQSDLFDPRLKEVVVKIVDVAHPGDVGLNQAIDLSADALSGVKLVQEKKLLQTFFDQIAMDTQQYCFGVNDTMRCLEAGAVETLICFEDLQVNRYVIIKNKGAEDEATEIHLLTEAEANKKNIHAHEAGKTQNEIESENFVDWLAQNYQKFGCTLELISDRSQEGTQLVRGFGGIGGILRYKMDVMALRDHEKKEEDDDRIAANNEEFDFDDDFM